One part of the Rhodococcus oxybenzonivorans genome encodes these proteins:
- a CDS encoding Rieske 2Fe-2S domain-containing protein produces the protein MVRNGAVDGDEVRMIEVGSAPTRFARGWHCLGLAKTFRDGAPHQVDAFGTSLVVFETSDGTLSVLDAYCRHMGGNLAQGTVKGDSIACPFHDWRWGSNGKCTGIPYARRVPPLARTRAWTTLERNGQLYVWNDPQGNPPPADVTIPEIDGVGSSEWTDWTWNSLLVEGSHCREIVDNVVDMAHFYYVHFSFPRYFKNVFEGHVATQYMRSTPRHDISVGTSYDDPNSTLRSDASYFGPSYMIDKLWSEANGMMIETVLINCHYPVTSNSFVLQWGAMVKKPEGLSDEMANGMAAQFAEGVELGFKQDVDIWLNKSRIDNPLLSEEDGPVYQLRRWYQQFYVDVEDITEDMTKRFEFEIDTTRAVQSWEAEVADNLANGVVPLDTHA, from the coding sequence ATGGTGCGCAATGGTGCCGTAGACGGTGACGAAGTTCGGATGATCGAGGTAGGTTCTGCCCCCACGCGATTCGCGCGCGGGTGGCATTGCCTGGGTTTGGCCAAGACGTTCCGGGACGGCGCCCCGCATCAGGTCGATGCGTTCGGCACGTCCCTGGTGGTGTTCGAGACCTCCGACGGCACCCTCAGTGTGCTGGACGCGTATTGCCGGCACATGGGCGGCAACCTCGCGCAGGGCACCGTCAAGGGTGACTCCATCGCCTGCCCGTTCCACGACTGGCGCTGGGGCAGCAATGGCAAGTGCACGGGAATTCCCTACGCACGACGCGTTCCCCCTCTCGCACGCACCCGGGCCTGGACCACGCTCGAGCGCAACGGGCAGCTCTACGTCTGGAACGACCCGCAGGGCAACCCGCCGCCGGCCGACGTGACGATCCCCGAGATCGACGGCGTCGGGTCTTCGGAGTGGACCGACTGGACCTGGAACTCGTTGCTGGTGGAGGGTTCGCACTGTCGCGAGATCGTCGACAACGTGGTCGACATGGCGCACTTCTACTACGTCCACTTCTCGTTCCCGCGCTACTTCAAGAATGTGTTCGAGGGGCACGTCGCCACCCAGTACATGCGGTCGACGCCACGCCACGACATCTCGGTGGGCACCAGCTACGACGACCCCAACTCCACGCTGCGCTCGGACGCGTCGTACTTCGGCCCGTCCTACATGATCGACAAGCTGTGGAGTGAGGCGAACGGCATGATGATCGAGACGGTGCTCATCAACTGCCACTATCCGGTGACGTCCAACTCGTTCGTGCTGCAGTGGGGCGCCATGGTCAAGAAGCCCGAGGGCCTGTCGGACGAGATGGCCAACGGCATGGCGGCCCAATTCGCCGAGGGCGTCGAGCTCGGGTTCAAGCAGGACGTCGACATCTGGCTCAACAAGTCGCGTATCGACAACCCGCTGCTGTCGGAGGAAGACGGGCCGGTGTATCAGCTGCGCCGCTGGTACCAGCAGTTCTACGTGGATGTCGAGGACATCACCGAAGACATGACCAAGCGCTTCGAGTTCGAGATCGACACCACCCGGGCGGTGCAGAGCTGGGAGGCGGAGGTTGCCGACAACCTCGCCAACGGCGTCGTACCGCTCGACACCCACGCCTGA